The Sander vitreus isolate 19-12246 chromosome 5, sanVit1, whole genome shotgun sequence genome includes a region encoding these proteins:
- the LOC144518758 gene encoding phosphatidylinositol transfer protein beta isoform-like, which produces MVLIKEYRVVLPCTVEEYQVGQLFSVAEASKNETGGGEGIEVLKNEPYEKDGEKGQYTHKIYHIKSKVPAFVKMMAPTGSLVFHEKAWNAYPYCRTIVTNEYMKDNFFIKIETWHKPDLGTQENVHKLDSSTWDTVNVVPIDIADRSQVSNADYKPDEDPATFKSAKTGRGPLGPTWKKELVSNTDCPRMCAYKLVTVKFKWWGLQTKVESFIHEQEKRIFNNFHRQLFCWIDRWVELSMDDIRRMEAETQRELDELRRRGEVRGTSAADE; this is translated from the exons ATGGTCCTCATCAAGGAGTA cCGTGTGGTTTTACCCTGTACTGTTGAGGAG TATCAAGTGGGGCAGCTGTTCTCGGTGGCTGAAGCAAGTAAAAATGAGACGGGCGGCGGTGAGGGCATCGAGGTACTCAAGAACGAGCCCTACGAAAAGGACGGCGAGAAAGgacagtacacacacaaaatctacCACATAAAGAG taaaGTCCCAGCATTTGTCAAGATGATGGCCCCTACAGGCTCCCTTGTATTCCATGAAAAAGCCTGGAATGCCTACCCTTACTGCAGAACCA TCGTGACG AATGAGTATATGAAAGACAATTTCTTCATTAAGATTGAGACGTGGCACAAACCAGACCTTGGAACACAAGAAAAT GTGCACAAACTAGACAGCTCCACGTGGGACACTGTAAATGTTGTGCCCATTGACATTGCAGACAGAAGTCAAGTGTCCAACGCT GACTACAAGCCAGACGAGGACCCTGCCACGTTCAAATCGGCGAAGACCGGCCGAGGACCCCTCGGGCCCACCTGGAAG AAAGAGCTGGTTAGTAACACTGACTGCCCGCGGATGTGTGCCTACAAACTGGTCACAGTCAAGTTCAAGTGGTGGGGCCTGCAGACCAAAGTGGAGAGCTTCATCCATGAG CAAGAGAAGAGGATCTTCAATAACTTCCACCGCCAGCTCTTCTGCTGGATTGATAGGTGGGTGGAGCTGAGCATGGATGACATCCGACGCATGgaggcagagacacagagggagcTGGACGAG